The genomic DNA GAATCTCCCATTACATATTTTTTTTGGTGTTCCTCTTGGATTAGTCTCTCAATTTATTTCTTGAGTTGGTAACAATCTTCAGTGTGATTTCCTTTGGCCCTATGGAACTTACATCATCTTCCTGGTTCAGAGCCCATTATCAACTCCTTTGGTGTGGGCGGCACTAAGATGTTGTGCAAGTGAAGAACCTAACGCTAGATCTATTCACGATGAATGTTCAGGGGCATGAAGCTCACTGCCATCTTGCCTACTCTCTTGAACCCAGTCTTGCATTTTATGGGAGAGGTATAATTACTCTTCCTCGGGTGGGTAGAACCCTCGGCGTTGGGAACACATTCCTTGACATCCCGCGCCTTCTTTCCAGCGCTTCTCTCCTTGCCCTTTATGTAAAATTTTACTCCGGTGATAACTTCTTCTAGTGAAAGTGTTGGCTTCTCTGCGAGAGACTCATTGAAGTGTCTTGCCTTGAGTCTAATTTTGAACGCCCCCACAAATATTTCTTGGTTTAGTGGTACGCCTTTAATGATGTCCTTGTTAAATCGGGTGAGGTAATCCCTTAGAGATTTTGATGGACCCTACCATATGTTAAACAGGATGGTGATTGACATTTTCCTGTGACGCTTGGCTGCAATCTAGTGTACAAGTTTCTTTACCAACTCCTGATAGTTGGCAATGGAAGCACGGGGCATACTCATACACCATCATAGGGTAGTGTCCCTGAAAAATCCAGATAATAGCTTACATTTCATGGAGTCAGACGCTCCTATGATGGCCATTAGTGTGTAGATGGAGGCGACATGATCATAAGGGTCACTACGCCTATCGAACATGGCCAATGAGGGAGTTTAAATCCCTCGGGAACATGCGCTCCGCATATCTCGTCTGAGAGTAGCTAGGGGTTCAACATTTACATATACTTCAAGGGATTGGATTCTTGGTGGCATTGTCTAATGTTGTGGACATCGTCCTCTAGTGTTTGGTTATGGCGGTGTAACTCGTCCATGGCTACACAAATCTCCCCCAAGGCATTGGCATCACTGCTACCTCTAGTAACTTCTAGCATAGAGGATAAAGCTCTCATGTTAACCACAGACGAATGTGGTTGGGTGTATAAGTGGATGGTAATAGTGAATAAGGTGATCGTGATGAAGAACGTGTGGCCCAAGTTAGTTTTACCAGAGCCCCGCGGTTGGCACCACTGTACTAGTCAAAAAGTACATGTGTGCATGTTCCTCCTACAAGGGCATGAGGACTCTGAGGCCTTTGTAGGTATATTACGTTGTATTGTGGTTATGGCTTTCCCACGATGGTGAGAAGCCATGTACGATGATATTTTGAGGTGGTCTTAGAGTACATACTCGCGTGAGGTGAGAGACTTTGCGTCACCGTGATGCTTTGTATAAGTTTAGGTTTAAGTTAAGATATGTCTCTTCTTTTCATGGGGATAAGTATTTATAGAGGCCTTTTGGGCCTAGAGTTTATCAGATCTGTAGGACGACAACTACTCCTTATAACCAAGGGAATTATTAACCACGTATTCTCTAGGGAGTCATGGTGGACTCCTACcattttaagattaaaaatatttaatcataaagaccatttctcgtatataaaaatatttagatcaataataaattttttttctatatacagacttcatttttgtttaggtatcatttacaaaaatatttggatcaataataaacttcatatataaaaatatttagatcaataataaatttttcccgtataccatttttgaatgaaaaatatttgggtcataaataccatttttcgtaaataatatatttttttccgtatacaaatattgtttttgcttaggtatcatttaaaaaaatatttggatcaatattaaatttttgtatattaaaatatttagatcaataatatattttgtcccgtataccatttttggatcaaaaatattcgatcataaatatcatttctcatatataaaaaattttaggtcaataattgattttttcctgtatacagatttcatttttgtttaggtatcatttacaaaaatatttggatcaatagtaaatttcgtatgtaaaaatatttacatcaatagtagattttttcccatatatcattttttaataaaaaatatttggatcataaataatatttttcatcaataataatataaatattatttttatttaggtatcatttacaaaaatatttggatcaatattaaattttcgtatattaaaatatttagatcattaatttttttctgtaaaccatttttggatcaaaaatatttgatcataaataatattttttcgtatataaaaatatttagatcaataataaatttttttcccgtatacaaacttcatttttgtttaggtatcatttacaaaaatatttggatcaatggtaaactttttatataaaaatatttagatcaatagtagattttttcccgtatatcatttttgaataaaaaatatttggatcataaataccatttttcgtaaataatatattttttcgtatacaaatattatttttatttaggtattatttataaaagtatttggatcaatattaaatttcgcatataaaaatatttagatcaataataaatttttgaataaatttttcgcgTATATTATTTTTGActaaaaatatttcgatcataaataccatttttcgtatataaaaaaatatatatcaataataaaattaaataaggatATTTTTGCCTTTTCCacgaccattaattttcttatattatagattaagaCATATTTGTgttcattaaaaaaattcaattattaaGAATTTGAGTTCTCCTTCCCTTTATAGCTTTGTTGTTCTGGTTAGATctttaacattaaaaaaaaaccagTAACATGATGACCTTTTAACTTTTGATCTAAGTCATGATTGTGTATTCAACATACCACAATGAGACTTTAAACATTTACATGCAGACATATAATATTCATATAGTTTAAATTGACATTCACATTTCTTTTCATCTAGTATCTTCTCGTTTcaattttttatctctttttaatACAATGAGAAGACATTTCTTCGATATAGTATCTTCGCAtttcaactttttattttttctttgtacaatgtgaaaaatggtttagtttgttgggtcatgctaacatgtgccctaagggcacatgttaagcatattataattagaaaaaattaaatgtaattaaatgcaataaaattatatttaaagtttcgatacattgaatgcacgcgttccaaaaaaatatttctataaatatttcattaacttgtgcccttggggcacatgttagctttttccTAGTTTGTTAGATGGTTTGAGAAAGTGTTAAGTATATATCTGTTAAACATTTTCATCTtttcatgaaaaatatttttattaatttcaaCTTATTAGTTTACATtatttttaacacatttaaatatattattataaaacacaataaaaataattttgcaaTATAAAGTCATCATATATCCTAACATCACATTAAATCTCAAAATATAACTTAATGTCATTGACATAATTGTCAACCAAACAACCATTTAAACCGCATTCAACTTCGCTTCCTACCATAacaaacttcattttttgtaACCAAAACAAAACTAGTTATTAAgattcacacacacacactgtctctctttctctctctatctatctatgtTTCTGTGATCCGAACAATTCTCAGCCAGAATGAACCTTCTCACCACTACCACCTAATCCAAACATCAAGAACACAAAATTGTGTAATTTGCAACAATTAATCTGACACAATATTTGAAGACCAAAACTAACAAAAAAAAGAATAACCAAATGCACTATCCTTCTCATCAACGCATGATCCATAATGGCTCAAGAAGTGTAACAACTTGGTTGATCTTAATCACAATTGTTCTATACATTCTTTATGCTTTCAACATTGTTCTCTTTAACAATGACCAACAAGATTGTCAACCAGCAACAACCACTTTAGATGACACCACACAAGAACATGTTCAAATCACTAGTTACAATATGTCCTCGACTTCGGACAGAAACATCGAACACAAAGTTTTGCCTATACAAAACAAAGATCAAGTCGAAGATGAAACAGAAAGAGAACCGAAACAAGCACAAGAACAAGATCAAGAAGAGGAACAAGATcaagaacaagaagaagaagaacaagaagaagatTCTCGTGGCGATGAAGAACAAGAAGGAAACAAATCGCCTATTGTAGTCCGGTTAACGCCTGCACAAATGGCGAAAAGACAAGATACTGAGCTGAAACACATTGTTTTTGGGATAGCGGCTTCGTCGAATCTATGGAATACGAGAAAAGAATACATAAAAACATGGTGGAGGCCAAAGGAAACAAGAGGTGTTGTTTGGTTAGATAGAAGAGTTAGGACGCGACATAACGAAGGGTTGCCAGAGATTCGAATCTCGGGAGACACTTCTAGATTTCGGTATACTAATCGACAGGGACAAAGATCGGCATTGAGGATATCAAGGATTGTGACTGAGACACTGAAGATTGGAATGAAAGATGTGAGATGGTTTGTTATGGGAGATGATGATACTGTTTTTGTGGTTGAGAATGTTGTTAGGATTCTTTCAAAGTATGATCATAGACATTTTTATTATGTTGGAAGTTCTTCTGAGAGTCATGTTCAGAATATACATTTTTCTTATGGTATGGCTTATGGTGGAGGTGGATTTGCTATAAGTTATCCATTGGCTTTGGAGTTGTCTAAGGTGCAAGATCGTTGTATTCAGAGGTATCCTGCTTTGTATGGTAGTGATGATAGAATTCAAGCATGTATGGCTGAGTTAGGTGTGCCACTCACAAAGGAAGCTGGATTTCACCAGGTAAATTATTATAGATTTTGCATGTCATGTATATACCATTGATTGTGTTGGAGACTATTGAGCATGTCTCATAGTTTCCATATAAATGAATAGATCATTCGAGCTTGCGAGCTCTCTGCGAACGCTTTATTGTCATAGATAAGCGTAGGTATAATTGGTCGAACTCCGATCAAATCCCATGTGTTTTCTATTTGCGTAATGCATTAACGTAGTCAAAATATGACAGACGTAGGTATAATTGGTCGAACTCTGATCAAATCTCATGTGTTTTCGATTTGTGTAACGCATTCACGTAGTCAAGAATTCCCGATCATCCAATCTCAATTAGGTAGTCACGAGATTCGTTATCATCCAATCTCAAACGGAAAGTTCCATGTCTCTGTCAGTGTCAAACATCAACACCAACACGACAGTTGTGATGacgttaaatttatttatttcttcaaattATTACAGATATTGACATGTTAGTATCAGTGTTGTGTTTGTGCTTCTTAGTTATCATATGTACATAATACTTTGAAATTTTGATTATCTTGGATTTTTCTTATGCAGTATGATGTGTATGGAGATCTACTAGGCCTTCTAGGTGCACATCCAGTGACTCCACTAGTATCACTACACCACCTTGATGTAGTACAACCAATATTCCCAACAATGTCAAGAGTGCAATCCTTAAGACACTTGATGGAATCAATCAACCATGACTCAGCAAGCATAATGCAACAATCAATATGCTATGACAAAACCAGGTTTTGGTC from Vicia villosa cultivar HV-30 ecotype Madison, WI unplaced genomic scaffold, Vvil1.0 ctg.000004F_1_1_1, whole genome shotgun sequence includes the following:
- the LOC131621441 gene encoding uncharacterized protein LOC131621441 → MHYPSHQRMIHNGSRSVTTWLILITIVLYILYAFNIVLFNNDQQDCQPATTTLDDTTQEHVQITSYNMSSTSDRNIEHKVLPIQNKDQVEDETEREPKQAQEQDQEEEQDQEQEEEEQEEDSRGDEEQEGNKSPIVVRLTPAQMAKRQDTELKHIVFGIAASSNLWNTRKEYIKTWWRPKETRGVVWLDRRVRTRHNEGLPEIRISGDTSRFRYTNRQGQRSALRISRIVTETLKIGMKDVRWFVMGDDDTVFVVENVVRILSKYDHRHFYYVGSSSESHVQNIHFSYGMAYGGGGFAISYPLALELSKVQDRCIQRYPALYGSDDRIQACMAELGVPLTKEAGFHQYDVYGDLLGLLGAHPVTPLVSLHHLDVVQPIFPTMSRVQSLRHLMESINHDSASIMQQSICYDKTRFWSISVSWGFMVQVIRGILSPRELEMPSRTFLNWYKRADYTAYAFNTRPVAKHPCQKPFVYYMTKTSYDPSAKQTVGVYTRDKSKNPFCRWRMVSPEKITSIVVTKSRDPQRWNKSPRRDCCRVMPSRKSSSLYLSVGMCREGEFTEL